From one Pseudobdellovibrionaceae bacterium genomic stretch:
- a CDS encoding citrate synthase (catalyzes the formation of citrate from acetyl-CoA and oxaloacetate) yields MSEVYAGAVDRGLEGVIACTTAISSIVDTTLCFRGYTIEDLAENSNFEEVVFLLWNNRLPKADELASFCAELSKDMGLDAELVKQLQALPTKDVHPMAWLRTGCSMLALWDKEAQGETEQAQKNVAMRLTARMGTLVALFERTRQGKAYVAPKADKSLAWNFLYMMTGEEPDADTVRVFDVCLILHADHELNCSAFSARVTSSSLSDIYSAVTSAIGALKGPLHGGANEQVMRMLKEIGTVDGATKWVREALDQKKKVMGFGHRVYKNGDPRAKILSGMSQMMTKKTNQAHWFEMSKVIHDTVEREKGLLPNVDFYSATVYYSLGIPLDLYTPIFAVSRVSGWLAHIFEQYANNRIYRPRGQWTGNEGLKWVPASDR; encoded by the coding sequence ATGTCCGAAGTTTATGCCGGTGCTGTTGATCGCGGTCTTGAAGGTGTTATTGCCTGTACCACAGCGATTTCATCAATTGTCGACACCACACTCTGTTTTCGTGGCTATACGATTGAAGACCTGGCAGAAAACTCCAACTTTGAAGAAGTGGTTTTTCTTTTGTGGAACAACCGTCTTCCCAAGGCCGATGAGTTGGCCAGTTTTTGTGCCGAGCTAAGCAAGGACATGGGGCTAGATGCCGAGTTGGTGAAGCAGCTTCAGGCTTTACCCACCAAGGATGTTCATCCCATGGCCTGGTTGCGTACGGGCTGCTCCATGTTGGCTCTGTGGGATAAAGAAGCACAGGGTGAAACAGAGCAAGCTCAAAAGAATGTGGCCATGCGATTGACAGCCAGAATGGGAACACTGGTTGCCTTATTTGAGCGCACCCGCCAGGGCAAAGCCTATGTGGCTCCAAAGGCCGATAAAAGCCTGGCCTGGAACTTTTTGTACATGATGACGGGAGAAGAGCCCGATGCTGATACGGTGCGGGTTTTTGACGTTTGTTTGATCCTCCATGCTGATCACGAGCTCAACTGTTCGGCCTTTTCTGCCCGAGTGACTTCATCTTCTTTGAGTGACATCTATTCGGCGGTGACGTCGGCCATTGGGGCTCTAAAGGGTCCTCTTCACGGTGGAGCCAATGAGCAGGTCATGCGCATGCTTAAAGAAATAGGCACGGTCGATGGGGCTACCAAGTGGGTGCGCGAAGCTCTTGATCAAAAGAAAAAGGTCATGGGCTTTGGTCACCGGGTTTACAAGAACGGCGACCCACGGGCGAAAATCCTCAGTGGCATGAGCCAAATGATGACCAAGAAAACCAACCAGGCTCACTGGTTTGAAATGTCCAAAGTCATCCACGATACAGTTGAGCGCGAAAAGGGATTGCTTCCTAACGTGGATTTTTATTCAGCCACGGTTTATTACAGCTTGGGTATTCCCTTGGATCTTTACACTCCCATTTTTGCCGTTTCCCGGGTGTCTGGGTGGTTGGCGCACATTTTCGAGCAATACGCCAACAACCGAATTTACCGTCCTCGCGGACAGTGGACGGGCAATGAAGGCCTCAAGTGGGTTCCGGCTTCGGACCGCTAA